In Salvelinus alpinus unplaced genomic scaffold, SLU_Salpinus.1 scaffold_393, whole genome shotgun sequence, the following proteins share a genomic window:
- the LOC139567385 gene encoding uncharacterized protein, with product MDLSQDSEAFTQILRGITELEPSNGAPEQSADKQTPTLNCKQDLKPRRLNEALWSLNGFCQAYDYETIIPYEPDVFTHKPRTQDLNGRSTPLGQDNVVPHISKHQRIISAQIHSSASPEQFYLADIHETSFQGQGSTSTEPADAVILAEQRHQPLVSELLQNSPRQKSRDSSPAYKDNTQTSEDAQTSIPEEAPKTPVKKTAKPDDFKDLNDISEVDDLMFCEAANLLESANSVGATADSEIEQDRFFKAFTLGLKSRKALLQRRMCILLEHQYNQDVSFWRSELPRMLKNIRAKTSKYRR from the exons ATGGATCTATCGCAAG ATTCTGAAGCATTCACGCAGATACTCCGAGGTATAACTGAGCTCGAACCATCCAATGGGGCTCCGGAACAAAGTGCAGACAAACAAACGCCTACCCTGAATTGTAAAC AGGACCTAAAGCCTAGAAGGTTAAACGAGGCCCTATGGAGCCTGAACGGTTTCTGCCAAGCATATGACTACGAGACAATTATCCCCTATGAACCGGATGTTTTTACACACAAGCCACGAACACAGGATTTAAACGGCAGGTCAACTCCCCTGGGACAGGACAACGTTGTCCCCCATATTTCTAAACACCAAAGGATAATTAGTGCTCAGATCCACAGTTCCGCTTCACCCGAACAATTCTACTTGGCCGATATTCACGAGACCTCGTTCCAAGGACAAG gctCAACATCTACCGAACCTGCAGATGCTGTAATACTGGCTGAACAAAGACATCAGCCCCTGGTTTCAGAACTTCTTCAGAACAGCCCTCGTCAAAAAAGCCGAG acTCCTCACCGGCTTATAAAGACAACACACAAACATCGGAGGATGCCCAGACAAGCATCCCCGAGGAGGCTCCAAAGACACCAGTCAAGAAAACAGCGAAACCTGATGATTTCAAAGATTTAAATGACATTTCTGAGGTAGACGATTTGATGTTCTGTGAAGCTGCCAACCTTCTTGAATCGGCCAATTCTGTGGGGGCAACAGCAGATTCTGAAATAGAACAAGACCGTTTTTTCAAAGCGTTTACCCTGGGTTTAAAATCACGAAAGGCTCTACTCCAGAGGCGCATGTGTATTctactcgagcatcaatacaATCAGGATGTGTCATTCTGGCGTAGCGAGCTACCCCGTATGTTAAAAAACATTAGGGCTAAAACAAGCAAATACCGCCGTTAA